In Comamonas sp. lk, the following proteins share a genomic window:
- a CDS encoding endo alpha-1,4 polygalactosaminidase codes for MNALLRSCLICCALFTAMWAQAATPSVAVYYGKDATMSELALYDIAVIEPEHGYDPVKFKKTWPNSELYAYASVAEAGDDRPYLSKLPAAWKMARNGAWQSTVIDQTPEQWPAFFANEVIGPLWQKGFRGFFLDTMDSYRLAEKFDEAAQQDGLVRVIKTLNDRYPGIKLILNRGFEIVPRVKDQIQMVAAESLFRGWDANLKRYVDVPAKDREWLLTQLQTIRERDKLPVMAIDYVPPHDRDTTRATAKKIADLGIIPWVADSVLYTLGIGTVEAQARHILILYNSSDYPTLNGTAAHRFVEMPLNYMGYIADYADVREALPQNITRDRYAGVITWFGGSIPEQRVKDVRQWLANQSQQKMPILVLNTPGFAIDRALPFGVRSSEGTAAHPLKKAEQASIYGFEMQPLPPALDYEGWTLAPDTLQKSQQLLSFDDAKGKRFVSAAITPWGGFVLMPYLIEEVPGTDQSRWVVNPFSMLQQTLRLADFPVPDVTTENGRRLLLAHVDGDAFPSKAEVPGSPFAGEMLRREILERYRIPHTISVIEAEISPQGLYPQWSKQLESIAQRIFAMPHVEIASHSYSHPFLWDHAPSKGEREDKEVNLNLHIPGYVMDLHREINGSVDYIQKNLAPPGKPVGVFLWSGDTAPSAEALAISDAAGLLNLNGGDTSITRNKPSLTEVMSWGIRKGGHLQVYAPITNENIYTNLWHGPFYGFEKVTETFEMTDSPRRLKAIDIYYHFYSVSKVASIKALHSAYKWALSRPVNPIFASEYVRKVQDFYEFSVGKDEQGWRMRGPGQLRTVRLPASLGTPVMKDSVNIAGYQKGPDGYYAHLASSSAQMQTQTAANPSKQAYLVDANARISDWQAQADGSVSFSLQGHVPLEWRMYLPQGCSLTTDQGTAPTSTASDSTFIRSFRSTQTSAKLKAQCRAL; via the coding sequence CCGTCAAATTCAAGAAAACTTGGCCCAACAGCGAACTGTATGCATACGCATCAGTCGCAGAAGCAGGTGACGATCGTCCCTATCTGTCCAAGCTTCCTGCCGCCTGGAAGATGGCTCGAAATGGTGCCTGGCAGTCGACCGTCATCGACCAGACCCCCGAGCAATGGCCTGCATTCTTTGCGAATGAAGTCATTGGTCCGCTGTGGCAGAAAGGCTTTCGCGGTTTCTTTCTGGACACGATGGATTCTTACCGTCTGGCCGAAAAATTTGACGAAGCCGCCCAGCAAGACGGCCTGGTACGTGTCATCAAGACACTCAATGATCGCTATCCCGGCATCAAGCTGATTCTCAACCGTGGCTTCGAAATCGTTCCACGCGTCAAGGATCAGATTCAGATGGTGGCAGCAGAGTCGCTGTTTCGCGGCTGGGATGCCAACCTCAAACGCTATGTGGATGTTCCCGCCAAAGACCGCGAGTGGCTGCTGACACAGCTGCAAACCATCCGTGAACGGGACAAGCTGCCTGTTATGGCCATTGACTATGTACCGCCCCATGACCGCGATACCACTCGTGCAACCGCCAAAAAAATTGCCGATCTGGGCATCATCCCCTGGGTTGCCGACTCAGTCTTGTACACACTGGGCATTGGCACGGTAGAGGCACAGGCGCGTCACATTCTGATTCTCTACAACAGCTCCGACTACCCAACGCTGAATGGGACAGCGGCCCACCGTTTTGTGGAGATGCCACTCAATTACATGGGCTACATCGCCGATTACGCCGATGTGCGAGAGGCACTGCCGCAGAACATTACACGCGACCGCTACGCGGGCGTGATTACCTGGTTTGGTGGCTCCATTCCGGAGCAGCGCGTCAAGGATGTTCGCCAATGGCTGGCCAACCAGTCCCAACAGAAAATGCCGATCCTGGTGTTGAACACTCCAGGCTTCGCTATTGATCGCGCCCTGCCTTTTGGTGTGCGCAGCTCAGAGGGCACTGCGGCACATCCGCTCAAGAAAGCAGAGCAAGCCAGCATCTATGGCTTTGAAATGCAACCGCTGCCTCCGGCCCTCGATTACGAGGGCTGGACACTGGCTCCCGATACTTTGCAAAAAAGCCAGCAGTTGCTGTCTTTTGATGACGCCAAGGGCAAGCGCTTTGTCTCTGCTGCCATCACCCCCTGGGGCGGCTTTGTGCTGATGCCCTATTTGATTGAAGAAGTACCTGGGACAGACCAGTCGCGCTGGGTTGTCAACCCTTTTTCCATGCTGCAGCAAACACTGCGTTTGGCCGATTTCCCGGTACCCGATGTGACCACAGAAAATGGCCGCCGCCTGCTGCTAGCACACGTGGATGGAGATGCCTTTCCCTCGAAGGCAGAAGTGCCCGGCTCGCCTTTTGCCGGCGAAATGCTGCGCCGCGAAATCCTCGAGCGCTATCGCATTCCTCACACCATCTCGGTCATTGAAGCGGAGATCTCACCTCAAGGACTGTACCCCCAGTGGAGCAAGCAGCTGGAAAGCATAGCCCAGCGCATTTTCGCCATGCCGCACGTCGAAATTGCCAGCCACTCCTACTCTCACCCCTTCCTGTGGGATCACGCTCCATCCAAAGGAGAGCGAGAAGACAAAGAAGTCAATTTAAACCTCCACATCCCTGGCTACGTGATGGATTTGCATCGTGAAATCAATGGTTCTGTTGACTACATCCAGAAAAACCTGGCGCCTCCGGGCAAACCTGTGGGGGTTTTTCTCTGGTCGGGTGACACAGCTCCCAGCGCCGAGGCTTTGGCCATTTCGGATGCAGCAGGACTTCTCAACCTCAATGGCGGAGATACATCAATCACCCGCAACAAACCCTCGCTGACCGAAGTCATGAGTTGGGGCATCCGCAAAGGCGGGCACTTGCAGGTTTACGCACCCATTACCAACGAGAACATTTACACCAATCTCTGGCATGGTCCGTTCTACGGGTTTGAAAAAGTCACCGAAACCTTTGAGATGACCGACTCGCCTCGCCGCCTCAAAGCCATCGATATTTACTACCACTTCTACTCAGTCAGCAAAGTCGCCAGCATCAAGGCACTGCACAGTGCCTATAAATGGGCTCTGAGTCGTCCGGTCAATCCCATCTTTGCCTCTGAATACGTGCGCAAGGTGCAGGATTTTTATGAGTTTTCCGTGGGCAAGGATGAGCAAGGCTGGCGTATGCGCGGCCCCGGCCAACTACGCACGGTGCGCCTGCCTGCATCACTAGGCACTCCCGTCATGAAGGACAGCGTCAATATTGCCGGTTATCAAAAAGGCCCCGACGGCTACTACGCGCACCTGGCTTCAAGCTCTGCACAAATGCAGACCCAGACTGCAGCCAACCCCTCCAAGCAAGCTTACCTCGTGGATGCAAATGCCCGAATCAGTGACTGGCAAGCTCAAGCCGATGGCAGCGTCAGCTTCTCACTTCAAGGACATGTCCCGCTGGAATGGCGCATGTATCTGCCACAAGGCTGCAGCCTGACTACAGACCAGGGCACAGCACCAACCAGCACAGCAAGCGACAGCACTTTCATCCGTTCATTCAGAAGTACTCAAACCAGTGCAAAACTCAAAGCCCAATGTCGCGCGCTCTGA